In the Sphingobacterium sp. PCS056 genome, TCTAAAATTAACCGAGACTTCTTCGCTCAATATTTCCATGTTGTCAGTGGCCGGTTTTTCCTAATTCCTATTCTAATAATTGCGTTAACGGGTACCTATTTATTTATGGCCAGAATGGAGTTCATGAAAAAACCGAATGCAAATATCCAACATACCGCTGAGACTGATAATGATAAAATTGAATTTAAAGATTTTAAGATTTTTAAACAGCATACATTAGCTGATATTGAAAAAATCGAATTCCCATTTATGGATGATGATCCAGAGGAATTCTATACGCTAAAATTTAAGGATCGCGTAGTCACTGTTAATCAATTTAATGGGGCAATAGTAACAGAAACCAAGTATCCTTACACTGCAGCACTTGAAAAGTTAAGTCTCGATATTCATACGGGAAGGACAAATGTGATATGGGCAATCATTTTGGGTCTTGCCTCCTTAAATATCATCTTTTTTATCTATACCGGATTTGTTATCACATTTAGAAGAACGAAAACAAAAATTAAAAATAAGTATAAAGCGGATGAGGCTGAAATCGTCATTTTAGTGGGTTCAGAAAATGGTAGCACTTTATTTTTTGCAAACCAAATTCATAAACAATTACTAGCAGATGGCAAACGTTCCTTTATAGCTGTGATGAACCAATATCAAAGGTATCCAAATGCAGCACATCTTTTGGTGTTCACTTCTACTTATGGTATAGGGACAGCACCAACGGGTGCATCGAAGTTTGAAGAGCTACTTTTAAAAACTCCTCAAGAACAACAGCTACAATACAGTGTCATCGGCTTCGGCTCACAAGCCTATCCAGATTATTGCGCTTACGCAGAACGTGTGGATCAAATTCTGGCATCACAAGAGTGGGCAACTCGTTTTCTCGATCTACATAAAGTAAACGATCGATCAATACATGAGTTTACGAACTGGGTTCATCAATGGAGTGAAAAATCATGCCTCGCACTAGCAACTGCACCATCCGTGTACCAAACAAAAGTTGTGGGGCTAAAAAAACTTAAAGTTGTCAAAAAAACAACAGAAGACCAGGCTACCTTTACGGTCATATTAAAACCAACTGCAAATGTCAAATTTCAATCTGGCGATCTTTTGGCCATATATCCTACAAATGATCATAGGGAGCGATTTTATTCGATCTGTCAGTATGACGGAATGATTCAGCTAGAAGTAAAACTCCATCCTAATGGATTGGGATCAAACTTCCTTTACGATCTAAAGCAAAATGATTTTATCCATGCGCGCATCATGAGTAATCCC is a window encoding:
- a CDS encoding PepSY domain-containing protein translates to MTLSIWRYAHLALAIVSSLFLLILSFTGIILAIDAVNEKNQAYQVADLNTINLSQSITELRKVYPEIIEIAVDHNHFVSIDALDEEGNTIKGYIDPKTGKILGEITPKSQFIQWTTALHRSLFLHETGRIIVGVVSFILLLITLSGVVLILKRQQGLRHFFSKINRDFFAQYFHVVSGRFFLIPILIIALTGTYLFMARMEFMKKPNANIQHTAETDNDKIEFKDFKIFKQHTLADIEKIEFPFMDDDPEEFYTLKFKDRVVTVNQFNGAIVTETKYPYTAALEKLSLDIHTGRTNVIWAIILGLASLNIIFFIYTGFVITFRRTKTKIKNKYKADEAEIVILVGSENGSTLFFANQIHKQLLADGKRSFIAVMNQYQRYPNAAHLLVFTSTYGIGTAPTGASKFEELLLKTPQEQQLQYSVIGFGSQAYPDYCAYAERVDQILASQEWATRFLDLHKVNDRSIHEFTNWVHQWSEKSCLALATAPSVYQTKVVGLKKLKVVKKTTEDQATFTVILKPTANVKFQSGDLLAIYPTNDHRERFYSICQYDGMIQLEVKLHPNGLGSNFLYDLKQNDFIHARIMSNPEFHFPKAPAVIMIANGTGIAPFLGMINNNKKTPIHLYAGFRYNNTVTKRYQEFAQEEIEKKHLKTCHFAYSRESKSQYVMDLIQQDAQLFLEHLENGGVIMICGSLHMQRDVEQVLEGIAPSQKGKTLQYYKAKNQILTDCY